In a single window of the Mangifera indica cultivar Alphonso unplaced genomic scaffold, CATAS_Mindica_2.1 Un_0065, whole genome shotgun sequence genome:
- the LOC123207199 gene encoding oxygen-evolving enhancer protein 2, chloroplastic-like: MASTACFLHHHALSSPTRLSSSQRHVSNIKPTQLVCRAQKQGAQEDDGSVVSRRLALTLLIGTAAVGSKVSPADAAYGEAANVFGKPKTNTDFLPYNGNGFKLSIPSKWNPSKEVEFPGQVLRYEDNFDSNTYVSVMVTPTDKKSITDYGSPEEFLSKVDYLLGKQAFFGKSNEGGFENDTVATANILESATPVIGGKQYYTLSVLTRTADGDEGGKHQLITATVKDGKLYICKTQAGDKRWFKGAKRFVESTANSFSVA, encoded by the exons ATGGCCTCCACTGCATGCTTCTTGCACCACCACGCACTCTCTAGTCCCACAAGATTATCATCATCTCAGCGCCACGTCTCGAACATCAAGCCTACCCAGCTGGTTTGCCGTGCACAGAAGCAGGGTGCTCAAGAAGACGACGGCAGTGTAGTGTCTCGGCGGTTGGCTCTCACTCTGCTCATCGGAACTGCAGCTGTTGGCTCCAAAGTCTCACCTGCTGACGCTGCCTATGGAGAAGCTG CCAATGTGTTTGGTAAGCCAAAGACCAACACAGACTTCTTGCCGTACAATGGAAACGGATTCAAGCTATCAATCCCCTCAAAATGGAATCCAAGCAAAGAAGTAGAATTCCCTGGACAAGTTCTAAGATATGAAGACAACTTTGATTCCAACACTTATGTTTCTGTCATGGTCACCCCAACTGACAAGAAATCCATCACCGATTACGGTTCCCCTGAGGAATTCCTCTCAAAG GTGGACTATTTGCTAGGAAAACAAGCCTTCTTTGGCAAAAGTAACGAG GGTGGTTTCGAAAATGATACGGTGGCCACAGCAAACATACTGGAGAGCGCAACCCCGGTGATCGGTGGGAAACAGTATTACACATTGTCAGTATTGACAAGAACTGCCGATGGAGATGAAGGGGGGAAACATCAGTTGATTACGGCCACTGTTAAAGATGGTAAGCTTTATATTTGCAAGACACAAGCTGGAGACAAGAGGTGGTTTAAGGGTGCAAAAAGATTCGTGGAGAGCACTGCGAATTCTTTCAGTGTTGCTTAA